The genomic stretch tttttttgcgaaaatgtaaccgatctattaataatcatacaACAACAGTACAAAGATACCCAAAGTAATAAATATTACAAATAggtcattggaccacctagcaAAGACTACATACACTAGCGCGAGCTGAAGACGCGCTGATGTCCTCGCCCCTCTATCACCGGAGCCAGGCACGACTGCATTTTTCTTGCCAAATACTTTTATTTAATGTATTGAAAATATTTAAATATGTGTTATTGACCTGAAAAATTCAGAAGGGACTTACATTTTGAGAGGAGGAGTACATATTCTAAGCCGCCATTAAAcctaacccatgttttttttatcTTGCTATGCCATTTTTGTTTTTAGGGTCTTTCCAGTTTTGTTTTCACGTATATCTGGGCTGCTAAAGACTTAAAGCCCGGCCCAAGTATCAGGCCCACTATTGTCCACCCACACACTAGTCCAGAGCCGCCCGTTCGCCGTCGCGACCCATTTCCCCAACCGCCGGATAGCTCGCGAATCGGAaatctcgtcgtcgtcgtcgccgtcgccgtcgcccaccccacgccgccccgccccgccccgccccgatCCGTCCGGCTCCGATGGCGAGGTTCCACTGGCTGGAGGCCATGCTGCCGCTGGGAGTCATCGGCGGATTCCTCTGCATCATGGGCAACGCCCAGTACTACATCCACAGGGCTGCGCACGGCAGGGTACCTTCAGGCCCCTCTCCCTTTCCCCTCTTTCTATTTCACTCCCGATCCAAATCTCTGTCGTGCTGAGGTGGGTGCTGGCTCCGTGTGGTTTGTTCGATGCAGCCGAAGCACATCGGGAACGACATGTGGGACGTCGCCATGGAGCGCCGTGACAAGAAGCTCGTCGACCAGCCCTCCACCAACTAGGTGCGGATCTCACCCCATGGCCTACTGGCGTCTGATTGCTAAGGATGGTTCAGTGGTTTCTCTTTGGATTTTGGGGGAGTAAATGGTTGACTCTGTGGTTAAATTCTAGGGTTTGGGCTCGATTTAGGGCCGGGGTTAGGTTTGATTGGTACCATTTTGTTGTGGGATACGGGGTTTAGAGTGGGAGTTAGGTTTTCTGGTTGTCATGGCTCATTATCTGTGCGTGGTAGATTACTGGAGACTTAGAAATGCTGCTGGGCGGCTATCCAAGTGTTCTTGCTTGACTGAATTGGATTGCAATATGGTAGACTTGCTTTGTATTTCTGATCTGGTTATTCTGTGTCTGTTCCAACTTCTCTATTGAAGTGATGGTACAACTTGGTTGTTGCGTTAAGTGAACATAAGGATAGTTTAATAAATTGTAGAGCACATTGAGCTCCTGTTATCTGGCTAAATGTCATCTGAttggcttcttgaggtggagaaataATACTTTGGGGTTGCAGAGCTTCAGTGGGTTGTTTTATCGGGTCATTTATTCGAAACAAAGGCCGACTGTTATGTTTCTACAGCTTGATTTCTCTAGTTTTCTTTAATAATGTCTATCTAAACAACTActcctgcaaagttttgcaggctAGCTAACAGATCTAAAACATGATCCTTGTACATCCCTATCAGATTTGCAACATGGTCTTCATGTTACATTCTTCTCTATTTCCCTTTTGTCATCCTGTGATTACCCAGTTCTTTCTTGTTCTCCTTAATAGAGTTTTCTCTACTCTGCATCCAATCCTCAGCTCATGAATAACACCAGCGCAGATGATATTTTTTCTTTTGGTTCAGCTGCTTACCATTTCTCATTTGAGTTGTATTACTTAAAACGATGCTGTTTGTTGGAAGCTAACAACTTAACATTAGCTTTATCTAAAACAATTTTTGTTTCACTTCTCCACTCCCCGTTTTTGACCAATAACTGATATTGGCATCACACTGCTCACCACAAGATTTGTGTTGCCAAAGCACTTTCAGTTTGATTGAATGCAATAGTTTCTGTCAACTATATCTGTGGTGGGCTGTCATTCAGATACCTATTTAATCTCTCCCCTTGTAATCTTCTGCCATAATCTTGTTTTAATTAACAGAATAGAGTAGTAAAATAGCAAAATTCTGTTGTTCCTGTCCACAAATGCCATATTATCTTCAGTCCCTTTATCCATTCATCTCTGTGCAACTTAAATCAAGCCCTTTTTCAGTACAAAGGTCTTGTATTTTCCCCATCTATATTGGCAGAATTATTTGATGTTTTCTAGCTGGAACATTTGGTTTCATAACATCTAATTATGTCTTGTATACTCTGTTTTGGTCATCGCAAAGCTGGTAATAAAAACGTAAGTTTGTGTAAAGAATGATGTGGGTGGCTTGTAATTTTGCAATACTTTATCTTTAGCTAGCACTTTGAAAAGTaccacatttctttctttcttcctttctttctttctacACACCGCCATGTATTTTCCCTCCATCCTTCTCCTTTTAGGATGCTCACTGCTAATTCTTGTGAGTTTTATGATGAACACTGAAACAGTAATGCCTTTTTTATGTAGGACATTGATCAACATTGGTCTTTCTTGGATGTTGACGAATCTCTTTCAGAAGCTCAGAACTACTGTTGTTAAGTATGGTTGTACTGGGGATTCTGATTGTGTTTACAATTCCCCGATGTCGGATAAATAATGTGTACCTGAAGTTAATCAAACAAAGTTTGGCTCCTTTGTGAATTGTTTACCCTTTCCCCCTTGCTGattaatgaagaaagagatgtttgtaTTTGTTATTCACTTTTATAAGTATATGTTCTTATCTACTTGTTCATGAGGTCCAGATGGGTTAGCGTTAATGTTTagatcagaaattatctttgtgtaGATGTAGGAGCATCATCTTACTAGAATTAGAGATTGTCCTGACTGATTAATTCCACAGTTCAGCATATCACAAGTGCCTCAAACTAGCTAGCCCAATGAGGGGCAGTATGTTATGCAGCAATGACTTGTTGCCGAATGGAATAATGGAATTCTGTAGTTGAAGCCTCATGTGGTTTTGCTAGCTATTTTTCTTTGAATTGTTAGTCAATGGACACTGCTGTGGCTTGTCGCCTTGTCGGAGAGTCTAAAGAATTTCATTGGGGGCAGAGTATGTTAAGCTTTCAGTAACAAACAATAACATAAACATGTAGGTTACCTCACCATAATCAGACGAACTAGTAATTACAATGAACCAAAAATGATGTTTGTATTTCTTATGGTTTTTGTATGTACCTTTTCATGATGTCCAGATTGGCGTGTTAGAATAAAGGCCAGCTGTGTCTTTCCAGAGACAATTacccctttttttttttcctaTATCGATGTGGCAGCTAACTGAAATTATCTTTGTGTAGTTGTTGGGGCATCATCTTACTAGAATTAGAGGTTCTCCTAACTGATTAATTCCGCAGTTCAGCACACCAAAAATGGCCCAAACTAACTAGCCCAAAGAGCAGCAATGTCTTTGCACTTGTGCAGTCATGACCTGATTCTCAATAGAACAATGGAATTCTGTAGTTGAAGCCTCACGTTGTTTTGCTAGCTATTTCTCTCGTAAATGCTAGTCAATGGACACTTGTCACCTGCTGGAGCGCCTAAAGAATTTCATCACTTTCGGTAACAAACAACAATCTCATAAACATGGATGTTATGCTCAAAGTAAAGAGTTTATTGGTTTGTTCTCACCCTGACCAGACGGACTAGTAATTACACTGAGAAAAAAACGAGACAGGTTGTATTCCCTACATGTGTATACGTCATTGTTTCAGCAAGTACCAAAGGCTGTTCGTCATTCATCGTGTGCCTTTCTCTGGTGAGCAATTATCTCTGGTCATCTGCAGCGAACTACCTTCTTGGGGGTTTCGTTGCATGGGAGACTGAGAAACATGGATGGTGGCGTCGTGGCTGTCTCCTGTCCTCGACGCCGGCACACTGTCGGTGGTGCGACGAGAGGGAGTATGGGGGCCAGCAGCTGGGACATTGTCGGCGTGATGGCTAGGAGCATGAGGGGCAGCGGTTGGAACGTTCTCGGCGTGATGGCAGGGAGCATGAGGGGCATCGGCTGGAACATTATCGGCGTGATGACATGGTGACTGGGGAGGGACAGTGCCCGGGGTGTCCGGCGTGTCGTGCTCCGCCTCTTCCTGCACCAAGCATAACGGCGATGAGATCATCTGGTCggtgtcatcgtcgtcgtcctcctcctcatcttcttcctcgatgATGTCTTCCTGGAGGCTGACCACGTCCTGCATGCTGAGCTGGTGGAGGTCGACGATCTCCCGCAGGAACAGGTTCTCCCTGGCGTACACCGTGTTCTCGTTCGCCAGCCGCGCCTTCTCCGCTAGCAGCGTCTCCAGCTGCTGCCGAATCTGCCGGCCAAGCCACTGTGTCAGAGTCTCAGGGAGCAAAGAGTAGGAGGATGAGGTTACAAATACCATGTCCTCGTCGGCGTCGTGGTTGCCGTCCCGGAGCTGGCGGTTCTCTTCCTCGAGCTGCGCGCACCGCTCCTTGGAGAAGGCCATGTCGGCCTTGACTGTCTTGAGCTCTCGCTGGAGCAGCTTCACCTTGGCAGCCATCACGTTCGCTACCTGATGGGTCACAGTAATTCGAAGGTTTCTTTCATCCACATCCCAAGGAATGCAAGCACGAACACGAACACAAAAAGGGAGGCACCTTACGTCGCGAGATGCTTTGATCTGGGGCGACTCGAAGTCGGTCATCATCGGCGACATGGCCTCCGGGGTGGCCAGGTTCATGTTGGCGTTCCGCATGTCCATGCTGCACGTCTTCCTCCTGACCTGCAGCTTCCTCCCCGCCGCCGTCGTCCTGTTCTCCGCCATCGTCGCATGAAGGCCCTCCTGCACAGTTTTTTGTGTGGACATACATGTCAACCTCTGAAGCTCTTAAACCTGACAGAGTTCTGAACAATCTCTGTGCCGTGCGTGCGTTTTGGCAACGGAATGGCTTGCCTCGAGTGCATGCTTGATGTGCCCTCCAATGTCTAGCTTGCCCCCTTCTTGGAACGTGGGGCTCTCCGACTTCCGGACACGGTCGTAGGACCACCGAGATTGAGATTGCTGAATTCAAATGTGATGAGAAATGTTGGGAAGCAAATGTGATGCCAGCAAAATCTAAAAATCTGAAGACAGCGTTGCCAGCTTGATGCGCGCAAACATTTCATGTTGTTCTTGTTCTATCAGGGATTCAGAGATGTTACCTGAGCGCCTCCTGATGTTGCCACGACCAGATTTCTGGCGCCCTCCGTGGGGCTGCCAGTCTCGTCGAGCATCACCTTGGCTTGCTGCGCCAAGAGTCCCCAGAGGCCTTGCTTCGCCTCGTCTCTCTTCAACGGTGAACGCTTGGAATCGTCGTTGTTCGTGCCGCTCGTGGATGTGTACATCATGGTGACAGGGTCCTACGGCGCTCAAGAGCAGATCGTTATTCAGGAATCGATCGGATTCAAGAGATACAATGCGGAGGAGGTGAGCGCACCTGCGCGAACGGATCATTGGAGCGGCCGGCGCGCGGCGACGCTCGCGGCGACGACGTGAATGCGTGGTCGCCCGGCCGGCCGGCGAGCGGGGACACCTGTCTAGCGTGAGGGGATAGCTCATGCCTTCCCCGAGGGGAGACCTCATGCCTTCCCTTAGGTGACAACTCATGTCTTCCCCGCGGTGACAACTCATGTCTTCCCCTAGGAGACAACTCATGTCTTCCCCgcggggacgacgaggaggctGGGGCGGGAAACCGCTCGGCGAGGGCCGGCACGTCCCCACGCGCCGCGGAGGCGACCAGGGTCTGCGCGGCCAGGGTGCGGTCAGGCCGGCGGCCATCGTCGGCGAAGCGGGTGGCGCGCGGGGACGCCGTGGCCGGCGACGCCGAGTCGCCCGGAGAAGGATGTCGGTGGTCCTCGACGAAGGTGGCTGATCGCTGCATGCCCTGCTTACGACGGTACGCCATTGCCGCGCGCGCGCGCTGCCGTTCCTGGACGGGGTCGTCCTTACCTACCCTGGCATTGGGTGGTGGTGCCGTGCGTGCTCCTTCGTGGCTAGCTTCCGTTCCACATACGGGCTGGGAGCAGTGGGCGAGCCATGGCCGTTACCTGGTAACGAACTCGCCCGCCATTTGAGGACACGCTAACGAAGGCGCGCGTAGGGGCTTGtggcttcccctcgggtggatcaCACCCATCCATCCATCCTGATCGGCGTTCTAggtattttccattttcttttgccATGAGCCCATGAATTCCCGTTTGGTATACTCCTTTGCTTCTAATTGTACTTCTAGCTCTATCTTAAGTCAActttattttaatttattttagccCTAATGTCCATGTGGATGTGAAGGCTGATATATGCACAAAGTTAAATATAATGGTTGAGGCTATCTCGGATAAATATTTGGGATTGCCAACCATGATTGGTTTGGATAAAAGTGAAAGTTTTCTGTATCTTTTGTAGAAGATAATTCAAAGACTGAAAGGATGGAAGAGAAAAATCATATCAATGGGGGGAAATGAACTACTTCTAAAGGAGATTATGCAGTCTATTCCACTGTTTGCAATGGGAGTTTTTCAACTGCAAAGGATTATGTAAGGAAATGAATGATGCCATGTCAGCTTTCTGGTGGGGATACATAGAAGAGCAGAGAAAACTTCACTGGTTTGCATGGTGAAGAATATGTGTTCCCAAGAGGCCTGGAGGAATGGGTTTTCCAGACCTTCACTCGTTTAACTTGGCCATGCTAGTGAAACGGATTTGGCATCTCACTACCAATCCTGAATCCCTGTGTGCACAAGTAGTAAGGGCTAAATATTACCCTGACAGGAATATATTGAAGGCAGGTCCTAAACAAGGTTCTTTATATACATGTCAAAGTATGTTTGTAGGTGTGGAAACCTTTAAACGTGGACACATCCGGAGAGTGGGTAATGGATAAAAAATTAACATTTGGAAATATCATTGGATATCAAACAACTATACAAGGATAGTTTTAACAAGAAGGAGAGACAGATTGTCTTGCGAAATGCGGATGATTTGATAAACCCAGTAATGCATGTGGGATGAAGAGCTTATAAGAAAACCATTCTGGGGGTGGATGTAGAAAGAATCCTAAGGATCCCTTTGAGCACACACTTGGAGGAAGATTTCATTGCCTAGAATAATACATAGTCTCATACGTTTACTTTTTGGTCTACTTACTATACTGAATGGGAGCATAAGTTTGGCAATCGAACAAGACGAGCAGATGGTCAAGGCTCCGAGGTTTGCAACCCGGTTTGATCCTCTATTATTTGCCATGTGAccaccacatgtcagtgacaATAACAGGTGGTGGTCATGTGGAAAATACTAGAGGTGTAAAGGAAGTGTCGTAAATTATAAAATGCCCGGGAATCCCATTAGAACTACCCACTTAACTTCTTCATGACAGTTCCATGTTGCACCGGAAAGATAAAGGCTATTCTAGCTTTGTCCCACTTATATCGCGCTGTTGTTAAGAGGAGAGCAACGCCACAACAATTGACCCGCAATTCACTTGCACcggtaatggctcccaagtgcagtagatcaattgtagtaatttttaataagaaaggttgtcgaacccacgaggagctgaaggtattagTTAGAAAGTTTGACAAGTAAACAATAAAAATGATGCAGTAGTTTTGGTGTTTTgagtgtatagtttgcaataaaataaagtactgaaagtaaatagcaatacgtaaatgctctcaatgagagaaagcccaatcctccatgcagcaagaggacaagctcaagtgtgtgtgtgtgtgaacttATGTGCGATAGGTGTTCCTGAGGACGGCATGGATTTACTAGAATTTAAACTTTTACACCACATGGTGAATATCTTGTCAAGTTTTATTCCCTTAGGGGCGtagcctaaattaggtgcaaccatagatatgagcaaatacaccccttatgatgggttctagagccattttcatgtgcatgtataggaatcattaagacataaatatccCATCATAGCATTTAGTTCATGGGTCCCTGACATAAACCCCTTTAATGTAACTCAAAGTATTTGAAATGGTTTATGTCATTCCATCCCTTCCAACCCTCATCATTGCATTAAAGTGAAGCCCTATGAGacaatataggtgaagtaatatgcattcgaagttcgcataaaaccatcatagagcaACATAAAAGATAAAAGCTTGACTAAATACCCATTGCACATTGTATAGAATCATAGCCatatcatcctatgccctcaggaatatggggaactactcacaagtgccaACCATGGTGTGGATCAGAGGCATAATgcttacaacacaatctgaaagtataatctctccaccaaataaagaAAAGATGCTTATCACAATCATGCAATAGCACTTAAAATAATATCTAGGGTTCAATCTTTCAGAAACTATGAGGGGGAATGAAGTTTATCTCgacgatggtgatggtggttgatCTATTGCAAATATAGTGTGAGGTATATCGTTTCTCCACAGGGATTGAAATACTGAGTTTCCACTTTCAAACAACTTGATTACACATGTATTTTGGATTTTTCTTCTACTGGGAACAAATTCCTTGCAACTATTTCTATTCTAGGATATGACAGCAGCAACAAAGAGGGCTAGGGAAGAATCAACGCTACCACACAATAACAATAGCAAGAGAGAAAAGGATCAGATTAACACCACAAGCAATAGATTATGGGAAAAAGGAATCACACACAGATCACTAATCCATCATAACAGTTTTGGTCTCGATGAACAATCTCACCCGCATATCAAGTTTTCTCATCTCACGATCACAAAGCTCTATTATCCAGCGAAGAAACAACAAAAAGGGAGAAGTTCTGATTTGTCACCGCGCTCTGGTTCGTTCTTCCTTGATCTCGGCACTCACTTGTCGAAGATGATCAGATCAGGTCAGCAAGGGAAGCAGAGAGGAAGACCGGGAGAGATTTGGATTTAGATCTCCTTTCGCCGTCCTACTCCTTCCCAGCTTCTTGGCGCGCACGACAGGTTGACAGGCTGGTGGTCTGGATGGGTGAGGATGGATCCCTCCTTCACGCGTGCGGTGCTTCTTATCTCCATCGAGGGCAGCGTGGGAGTGGTTTGCAAGGCAGCGCCGTTCGCGGGAGCCTGCCGTAGTCTCTCCATTTTGTACATAACCCCCTAGAGCTTCTTGTAAATGAGCTTAACTCCGTCCTCTAATGAGTTTGGACTGAATTTGATTGAAATTTGAATGAATAAGGTGCAGTTGAAGAGGTTTGGGCCTTGGCGCCCTAATCTGCAAATGAAAATGAATAGTGTTGTCATTTGACAAAGAAATGATTCAAATGGTATGTATTTGTATTGCAATGTATGTCTCACTAAGATGATTATGTAATAGAATTTTTGTATCAAAAACAGGGATATCAAAATCCCCCACACTTAAAGCTTTACTTGTCCTCAAGTAATTTTGGGTACAGGAAACGGCAAATAAAAATGAACAGTGCAAGAGTCATAAGCAATCTATATTGTACTCTACTGTAGAATAGGATTACTAGACATAGAATGTTGATTACTGCAAGATGAGAATCATGCAACTAGCTCATGTAAGCAAAATGAAGTAGAGAGAACAGTCTTGCCATGAACAAATGTAGTCACTGTTTTAAAGAAATATCAGACGATGAAAATTGCAAAAAGGTGGTAAACAAGGTTACTCAGTTAGAAGGTTAGCAAGAAAGAATCGACAAGATTTACTCAATTGGCGTTTTCTGATCCTTTATGAATTGGCCTTTTATCATCTCCTTAGAGAATTTTTATAACTCAGATTTGCTTGTTTCCTTGGCCAACAAAAACTTATAATGATCAATGAATAAAGGTCATGCCCCATCTCTCAGTCTAGGTGATCGGTCCAGAGACAAACACACCCAGCTGAGCGCAAGGGTATTAAAATGTTAGACTCCATCTCCCAGACCGAATGTCCACTCCAAGGAGCACCACACCCAGCTGGGCACAGGAGAATTAGTGAAATCTAAGTTAAACAAATGGGTTAGAAAAACTGTTAGCATCCTTAAACAAGGTTAGACATCCAATCTAAGGATCACATGGGTCCAACTTGTTTCGGGATTAATTGTATGTTAGCTTGTGAGCAATTTCATCACCATTATCACTTCATCATATTTTGAACATCCAATCCCGGGATCACATGGGTCCAACTAGCTTCAGTGATAATTTACACTAAATTAAAACAAGCGACTTCAGGATTTCCAAGGCAAAGACAGTTCTAACTCTTTCAGAGAAGTTTTCATAAGTTAACTGAATGAATTCCATTTGCACTAGTCAATAGAGAATGCTTAGTAAAACAGACCTACAACATAGAGTTATATAGAACAATCATGAATCTTGCACTAATCTATGTTTTCATTGCACAAGTCGAAAATGAGATCAAAATTCTGGGAGTTTGCGGCAAAATCCTCTATACTTAAATTTTGCAATAGCAAGCTAAAAGAACAAGAAACAGCTCACCGGATATTTCTCTTTAAATCGAAAGTCATGTAAATCCACCTTCACTTCCTGAATAATTCAGCTCATCTTACCTATCTGAATATAACAGGAACAAAAAGGTGATTGCAAAACAGAAATTACCATGTAGATACATATTCATATGTAAATGTTATATTATTTTAAATTAAGTAGAAAGGATATATATAATTATCTTCTCAGGTTGCCTCCTGAGCAGCGCTTGTTTTAGGTCATTAGCTTGACCTAGCTTCCTCCACAACTATCCAGCTTCAACTTGCCCACTCTCCTCATCTTCATTCTCTTCCTCCATTTCAACAGGCATCTTGTCACCAAATCTATAAGGCTTCAATCTCTGCACATTGATCTTCATGGTTCCCTCTGATTGACTTTGTACCTCAAACGCTCCATTTCCTATCACTTTCTTGACTGTATATGGGCCAAACCATCTGGACTTAAACTTCCCAGGGAATAAGTGGAATCTAGAATCGTACATCAATACTGCATCTCCAACTTGGAAATTTTTCCTTTGAATATTCCTGTCATGCAACCTTTTGGTTTTCTCCTTGTAAATCTTTGAGCTCTCATAAGCATCATGCCTTAACTCCTCCAATTCACACATCTGCAATTTTCTGTGTTTTCCAGCTTTTGATTGGTCGATGTTTAGTTTTCTCATTGCCCATTGTGCCTTGTGTTCCAATTCAACAGGAAGATGGCAAGCTTTCCCATACACCAACCTGAAAGGTGACATTCCTATTGGTGTTTTGTATCCAGTTCTGTATGCCCATAAGGCATCTGGCAACTTACCAGCCCAATCTGATCTTGATTTGGACACAACTTTCTCAAGAATGTGTTTTATTTCCCTGTTCGACACTTCCACTTGACCATTCGCTTGCGGATGGTATGGTGTTGTGACTTTGTGATTGTGTACTCCATATTTAGTCAGCAAGGCTGCAAGCTTTTCATTGTTAAAATGAGTTCCTCCATCACTAATAACAACTCTGGGCACACCAAATCTTGGAAATATCACTGTCTTGAACAATTTACACACTGCCTTAGAATCTGCATTGGTGGCAGGAACTGCTTCTACCCATTTTGACACATAGTCCACTGCCACTAAGATGTGCTTGAAGCCTTTGGATGATGGAAGTGGCCCAACAAAATCGACTCTCCAGACATCAAAAAGCTCCACCTCCAATATCCCCTGTTGTGGCATCTCATTTCTTCTTGTGATTTTACCAGTTCTCTGACATGGATCACATTTCTTTATGTAATCATTTACATCGTGGAAAAGGGTTGGCCAAAAGAAACCAGCTTGCAACACCTTAGCTTGAGTTTTCATGATTCCTGAATGACCCCCATAATTTCCAGAGTGACAATGATAAATGATATCATGTACTTCCTCTTTAGGTATGCACCTCCTCATAATTCCATCAGCACAATGCTTGAATAAAAATGGTTCATCCCATGAATATCTTtttgcctcatgcaagaacttctTCTTCTGGGCATTGGAGAAGTCCTTGGGTACAATTTCACAAACTAGATAGTTGACAATATCTCCATACCAAGGTGATTTGCTATTCACTTCCATCAACTGTTCCCCTAGCATTTCATCATTTATAGGGGTGGAATTCTCCACCACAATCCTTGACAAGTGATCTGCTACCAGATTTCCAGCTcccttttgttggagatatgcccaagaggcaataataaaatggttattataatatatctttgtgtttatgataatgtttgcataccatgctataattgtattaaccgaaacattgatacatgtgtgttatgtaaacaataagGAGTCCCTAGCAAGCCTCTttataaactagcttgttgattaatagatgatcatagtttcatgatcatgaacattggatgttattaataacaaggctatgtcattatgtgaatgatgtaatggacacacccaattaagcgtagcataagatcacgtcattaagttatttgctataagctttcgatacatagttacctagtcctttcgaccatgagatcatgtaaatcacttatactggaaaggtactttgattacatcaaacgcccactgcgtaaatgggtggttataaaggtgggattaagtatccggaaagtatgagttgaggcatatggatcaacagtgggatttgtccatcccgatgacggatagatatactctgggccctctcggtggaatgtcgtctaattagcaagcatatgaatggttcataagagaccacataccacggtacgagtaaagagtacttgttaggagacgaggttgaNNNNNNNNNNNNNNNNNNNNNNNNNNNNNNNNNNNNNNNNNNNNNNNNNNNNNNNNNNNNNNNNNNNNNNNNNNNNNNNNNNNNNNNNNNNNNNNNNNNNcttggagcgtctcgtttgtttgcttttgtttttgtttgtgtttgaataaattggattacatcatgcttgtgtgggagagagacacgctccgctggttcgaatgaacacatgtgttcttagctcataatattcatggcgaagtttcctcttcgttaaattgttatatggttggaattggaaaatgatacatgtagtaattgctataaatgtcttgggtaatgtgatacttggcaattgttgtgctcatgtttaaactcttgcatcatatgctttgcacccattaatgaagaaatacatagagcatgctaaaatttggtttgcataattggtttctctaaggtctagataatttctagtattgagtttgaacaacaaggaagacggtgtagagttttataatgttttcaatatgtcttttatgtgagttttgctgcatcggttcatccttgtgtttgtttcaaataatccttgctagcctaaaccttgtatcgagagggaata from Lolium rigidum isolate FL_2022 chromosome 4, APGP_CSIRO_Lrig_0.1, whole genome shotgun sequence encodes the following:
- the LOC124650500 gene encoding NADH dehydrogenase [ubiquinone] 1 alpha subcomplex subunit 1, with protein sequence MARFHWLEAMLPLGVIGGFLCIMGNAQYYIHRAAHGRPKHIGNDMWDVAMERRDKKLVDQPSTN